ACCCATATCCATTTCCTGGCGCCGCTGACGTCGGACAAATCGGTCTGGACCATCGGCTATCAGGACGTGATCGCCATCGGGCGGCTGCTGGAAACCGGCCATCTCGACCCGTCGATGGTGATCGCTCTTTCCGGCCCCGCCGCGCGCGAGCCGCGCCTGATCCGTACCATCATGGGCGCCTCGACCGGCGATCTGACCACCGCCGAGATCAGTGTCGACGCACCGGTGCGTGTCATCTCGGGATCGATCCTGAGCGGGCGGCAGGCCGAGGGACCGTTTGCCTATCTTGGCCGCTTCGCCCGGCAGGTGACCCTGATCGAGGAAGACCGCAAGCAGCACACGTTGGGGTGGATCCTGCCGATGCCGTCGAAATTCGCGGTGCAGCCGGTGCTGGGCTCGGCCTTTTCGCGCAAGCTTTATGCGCTGACCTCGAACCTGAACGGTGGCCGCCGCGCCATGGTGCCCACCGGCACGTTCGAAGAGCTGATGCCGCAGGATTACCTGCCGACGCAGCTCTTGCGCGCGCTTCTGGTGATGGATACCGACACCGCGCAGGCACTGGGCGCGCTGGAGCTGGACGAAGAGGATCTGGGCCTTGTCGGCTTTGCCTGTCCGGCGAAATACGAATACGGGCTGGCGCTGCGCGACAGCCTCTCCAAGATCGAAAAGGAGGGCTGAGCCCATGGGGTTGCGCAACTTCTTTGACCGGATCGAGCCGAATTTCACCAAGGGCGGCAAATACGAAAAGCTGTTCCCCATCTACGAGATGGTCGAAAGCTTTATCTATACGCCCAAGACTGTGACGACGGCGGCGCCGCATGCCCGGTCTTATGTCGATATGAAGCGGATCATGACCTATGTCGTGATCGCCACCATTCCCGCCATCCTGTGGGGGATGTGGAATACCGGCTATCAGGCCAATTCTGCCATCGCCATGCTGGGCGCCGACGCGGCCACCGGCTGGCGCATCGCCATCCTTCAGGCGCTCGGCATTTCGCTGGATGCGGCCAATCCGCTGGCCAATGTGGCGCACGGGTTCCTGTATTTCCTGCCGATCTACCTGACCACGCTGATTGTCGGCGGTATCTGGGAGGTGGTCTTTGCCACTGTGCGCGGGCATGAGGTGAACGAGGGCTTTCTGGTCACTTCGATGCTCTACACCCTGATCATGCCGGCCAGCGCGCCGCTGTGGCAGGTGGCGCTTGGCATCTCGTTTGGGGTGGTGATCGGGAAGGAAGTGTTTGGCGGCACCGGCAAGAACTTCCTCAACCCCGCGCTGGTCGGGCGTGCGTTCCTGTATTTCGCCTATCCCGCCAATATGTCGGGCGACAGCGTCTGGACCCCGGTCGACGGGTTTTCCGGCGCCACCGCGCTGGCGGTGTCGGCGGCGGATGGCTATCAGCAGCTGGCGACCAACGGCATCACCTGGATGGACGCCTTCTATGGCACCATTCAGGGCAGTTTCGGCGAAACCTCGACACTGGCCTGCCTGATCGGCCTTGCTTTCCTGTTGATGACGAAAATCGCCAACTGGCGCCTGATCGTGGGCAGCATGGCGGGCATGATCGGCTTTTCGCTGCTGCTCAATGTCATCGGGTCGGACAGCAACCCGATGTTCGCCATGCCGTGGTACTGGCACCTGGTGCTGGGCGGCTATGCCTTTGGCCTGGCCTTCATGGTGACAGAGCCGGTTTCGGCCAGCCACACCAACACCGGCCGCTATATCTATGGCGCGCTGATCGGGGTGATGGTGGTGCTGATCCGGGTGATCAACCCGGCCTTCCCCGAGGGGATGATGCTGGCCATCCTGTTCGGCAACGTGTTTGCGCCGCTGATCGACTATTTCGTCGTGCAGGCCAACATCAAACGGAGGGCGCGCCGCCATGTCTGAGACGCAGAGCAAGGGCCTGATCGCCCGTTTCCTCGCCGCGCCGCCGGATTCGGTGGGCAAGACCATCTTTGTTGCCGTGGCCGTCTGTCTGGTCGCCTCGATGATCGTGTCCTCTGCCGCCGTCGCCCTGCGCCCGGTGCAAGAGGTCAACAAGCTCAAGGACAAGCAGATGAACATTCTGCAGGTCGCGGGGCTGTTCGAACCGGGCCAGAACGTGGCCGAGGCATTCAAGGCGTTTGAACCGCAGGTGCTGGAACTGACCACGGGCCGGTTCACCGACCAGTTCGACGCTGCCACATTCGATGACAAGGCCGCCGCCAACGATGCCGATCTGAGCCGCGCGCTGGATGACGACCCCGCCGGGATCGGCCGTCAGGCGCTTTACCGCACCGTCTATCTGCTGCGGGACGAAGCCGGTGGCATCGACAAGGTGATCCTGCCGATCCATGGCTATGGCCTGTGGTCGACGCTCTATGGCTTTATCGCGGTCGAAGAGAACGGCAACGACATCTTTGGCCTGCAATTCTATCAGCACGGCGAGACGCCGGGCCTGGGCGCCGAGGTGGACAACCCGCGCTGGAAGGCGATGTGGAACGGCAAGAAGCTGCGCGACGATGCGGGCGATCTGCAGATCACCGTTGCCAAGTCGCAACCCGCCGCCGGTGCCGATTTCTATGTCGACGCGCTGGCCGGCGCCACGCTGACCTCGGTCGGGGTGGATAACCTGGTGCGGTTCTGGATGGGCGAGCAAGGCTATGCGCCCTTCCTCGAGGCCCTGAAAGCGGGAGAGATCTGATGTCCCAGACCAAGAAAGAACTGCTGATCGATCCGCTGGTCGACAACAACCCGATCACGCTTCAGGTGCTGGGCATCTGCTCGGCGCTGGCGGTCACCTCGTCGCTGCAGGTTGCCTTTGTCATGGCGCTGGCGGTGACCTTCGTGACGGCGTTCTCGTCCTTCTTCATCTCGATCCTGCGCAACCAGATCCCCAGCTCGATCCGGATCATCGTGCAAATGGTGATCATTGCCAGCCTCGTGATCCTGGTCGACCAGATCCTCAAGGCCTATGCCTTTGAAATCTCGAAGACCCTGTCGGTCTTTGTTGGCCTGATCATCACCAACTGCATCGTGATGGGCCGGGCCGAGGCATTTGCGATGAAGAACCCGCCGGTTGCCTCGTTCATCGACGGCTTCGGCAACGGTCTGGGTTACGGGCTGATCCTGATGCTGGTGGGCGTGATCCGCGAGCTGTTCGGCTCGGGCAGCCTGTTTGGCGTGACCATCCTGCAAACCGTTAACAACGGCGGCTGGTACGTGCCCAACGGTCTGTTGCTGCTGCCGCCTTCGGCGTTTTTCGTGATCGGCCTGTTGATCTGGGCCTTCCGCACCTGGAAGCCCAAGCAGATCGAGGAACGTGAATTCAAGATCCAGTCGGTGGAGGCGCATTGATGGAAGGGCTGATTTCCCTCGCGGTCAAGGCCGTATTCGTCGAGAACCTGGCGCTCAGCTTCTTTCTCGGCATGTGTACCTTCATCGCGGTGTCCAAGAAGATCTCGACCGCATTGGGCCTGGGTATCTCGGTCATGGTGGTGCAGGCGATCACCGTGCCGGCCAACAACCTGCTGCTGAATACGCTCTTGAAACCGGGAGCGCTGGCCTGGGCGGGTTTCCCGGATGTGGACCTGACCTTCCTTGGTCTGATCTCGTATATCGGGGTGATCGCGGCGATGGTGCAGATCCTCGAGATGATCCTCGATAAGTATTTCCCGCCGCTCTATAACGCACTTGGCATCTTCCTGCCGCTGATCACGGTGAACTGCGCCATTCTGGGCGGTTCTCTGTTCATGGTGGAGCGTGACTACAACTTTGCCGAGGCGACGACCTATGGCCTGTCCTCGGGCTTTGGCTGGGCGCTGGCCATCACCGCCATGGCGGGCGTGCGCGAGAAGCTGAAATATTCCGACGTGCCGGACGGGCTTCAGGGTCTGGGCATCACCTTCATTACCGCGGGGCTGATGGCGATGGCCTTCATGTCCTTCTCGGGCGTCAAACTGTAAGGGGGCGGACAGATGGAAA
This Ruegeria pomeroyi DSS-3 DNA region includes the following protein-coding sequences:
- a CDS encoding Na(+)-translocating NADH-quinone reductase subunit C → MSETQSKGLIARFLAAPPDSVGKTIFVAVAVCLVASMIVSSAAVALRPVQEVNKLKDKQMNILQVAGLFEPGQNVAEAFKAFEPQVLELTTGRFTDQFDAATFDDKAAANDADLSRALDDDPAGIGRQALYRTVYLLRDEAGGIDKVILPIHGYGLWSTLYGFIAVEENGNDIFGLQFYQHGETPGLGAEVDNPRWKAMWNGKKLRDDAGDLQITVAKSQPAAGADFYVDALAGATLTSVGVDNLVRFWMGEQGYAPFLEALKAGEI
- a CDS encoding NADH:ubiquinone reductase (Na(+)-transporting) subunit B, whose amino-acid sequence is MGLRNFFDRIEPNFTKGGKYEKLFPIYEMVESFIYTPKTVTTAAPHARSYVDMKRIMTYVVIATIPAILWGMWNTGYQANSAIAMLGADAATGWRIAILQALGISLDAANPLANVAHGFLYFLPIYLTTLIVGGIWEVVFATVRGHEVNEGFLVTSMLYTLIMPASAPLWQVALGISFGVVIGKEVFGGTGKNFLNPALVGRAFLYFAYPANMSGDSVWTPVDGFSGATALAVSAADGYQQLATNGITWMDAFYGTIQGSFGETSTLACLIGLAFLLMTKIANWRLIVGSMAGMIGFSLLLNVIGSDSNPMFAMPWYWHLVLGGYAFGLAFMVTEPVSASHTNTGRYIYGALIGVMVVLIRVINPAFPEGMMLAILFGNVFAPLIDYFVVQANIKRRARRHV
- the nqrE gene encoding NADH:ubiquinone reductase (Na(+)-transporting) subunit E; the encoded protein is MEGLISLAVKAVFVENLALSFFLGMCTFIAVSKKISTALGLGISVMVVQAITVPANNLLLNTLLKPGALAWAGFPDVDLTFLGLISYIGVIAAMVQILEMILDKYFPPLYNALGIFLPLITVNCAILGGSLFMVERDYNFAEATTYGLSSGFGWALAITAMAGVREKLKYSDVPDGLQGLGITFITAGLMAMAFMSFSGVKL
- a CDS encoding Na(+)-translocating NADH-quinone reductase subunit A, with translation MQNFRLKKGLDLPVKGAPVQTIHPGPAIGSVAVLGADYLGLKPRMLVQEGDEVRRGTPLLCHKDAPEAMMVAPVTGRVAAINRGARRVLQSVVIEVTDAADPGLDFATTGNGKTREGLTEKLCAAGLWTAFRTRPYSKMPVPGDTPNAIFVTAMDSEPLAADAATIIADAGSAFASGLAAVALLSDGPTWLCHKPGDAIPGGDVAGVSVATFDGPHPAGLAGTHIHFLAPLTSDKSVWTIGYQDVIAIGRLLETGHLDPSMVIALSGPAAREPRLIRTIMGASTGDLTTAEISVDAPVRVISGSILSGRQAEGPFAYLGRFARQVTLIEEDRKQHTLGWILPMPSKFAVQPVLGSAFSRKLYALTSNLNGGRRAMVPTGTFEELMPQDYLPTQLLRALLVMDTDTAQALGALELDEEDLGLVGFACPAKYEYGLALRDSLSKIEKEG
- a CDS encoding NADH:ubiquinone reductase (Na(+)-transporting) subunit D — translated: MSQTKKELLIDPLVDNNPITLQVLGICSALAVTSSLQVAFVMALAVTFVTAFSSFFISILRNQIPSSIRIIVQMVIIASLVILVDQILKAYAFEISKTLSVFVGLIITNCIVMGRAEAFAMKNPPVASFIDGFGNGLGYGLILMLVGVIRELFGSGSLFGVTILQTVNNGGWYVPNGLLLLPPSAFFVIGLLIWAFRTWKPKQIEEREFKIQSVEAH